In Bacillus sp. Marseille-Q1617, a genomic segment contains:
- a CDS encoding DinB family protein produces MKEHMLFQQMDFIRMRTLAFLDATTEEQADRMPEGFRNSIRWNLGHILLSQENLLHSFAGENERKGIPAHYNELFGFNTSPLTWAEDGLTPPSLKELRDLLEDQPKRVKEAYTGRLDEQGEKPFDLGTVTFTTLGEVLSFANWHEGLHQGTITSIKRVQGVENLFEKAEEKVK; encoded by the coding sequence ATGAAAGAACATATGCTGTTTCAACAAATGGACTTCATCCGAATGCGGACACTCGCTTTTTTAGATGCGACAACTGAAGAACAGGCTGACAGAATGCCTGAGGGTTTCCGCAACTCGATCCGCTGGAATCTCGGACATATCCTATTATCACAAGAAAACCTTCTTCATTCTTTTGCTGGTGAAAATGAAAGAAAAGGAATCCCCGCTCATTACAATGAGCTGTTCGGCTTCAACACAAGTCCTTTGACATGGGCGGAGGACGGATTGACTCCTCCGTCTTTAAAGGAGCTTCGCGACCTGCTTGAAGATCAGCCGAAAAGAGTGAAAGAGGCATACACCGGCCGTCTGGATGAACAGGGTGAAAAGCCGTTCGACCTGGGAACCGTTACATTCACTACTTTGGGAGAAGTGCTTTCCTTTGCCAATTGGCATGAGGGGCTGCACCAGGGAACAATCACATCCATCAAGCGCGTCCAGGGCGTCGAAAACCTGTTTGAAAAGGCAGAAGAAAAAGTAAAATAA
- a CDS encoding haloacid dehalogenase type II encodes MTKPKIKAFVFDAYGTLFDVHSVIEKCNELFPGKGETISGIWRQKQLEYSFLRQLMGRYSTFFEITRDALRYACKESGAEISGETEKELLDSYLKLQHYEETEEILEELKSYQTAIFSNGSLDMLSPLVEQSPFASLLDEVLSVDEVKQFKPTPMSYQLVLDKLDVKREEVLFMSSNTWDIAGAASFGFYTAWINRQGKEMDELGVKPDFVFQDLRGILDLAE; translated from the coding sequence ATGACGAAGCCGAAGATAAAAGCGTTTGTATTCGACGCCTATGGCACGCTGTTCGATGTACATTCTGTTATTGAGAAATGCAATGAATTGTTTCCCGGCAAGGGGGAGACAATCAGTGGGATTTGGAGGCAGAAGCAGCTTGAATACAGCTTTTTGCGCCAGCTGATGGGCAGATACTCGACGTTCTTTGAGATTACGAGGGATGCACTCCGTTACGCCTGTAAAGAGTCAGGTGCCGAGATCTCGGGCGAAACAGAAAAAGAATTGTTGGATTCTTATCTTAAGCTGCAGCATTATGAAGAAACGGAAGAGATATTGGAGGAGCTGAAATCCTATCAAACAGCGATCTTCTCCAACGGATCACTTGATATGCTGTCTCCGTTGGTCGAACAATCCCCGTTTGCTTCATTGCTTGATGAGGTGCTGTCCGTTGATGAAGTAAAGCAGTTCAAACCCACTCCGATGTCTTATCAGCTGGTGCTTGATAAGCTTGATGTGAAGAGGGAAGAGGTCTTGTTCATGTCGTCGAATACGTGGGATATCGCAGGTGCTGCAAGCTTCGGCTTCTACACCGCCTGGATCAATCGTCAGGGAAAGGAAATGGACGAGCTGGGAGTCAAGCCTGATTTTGTATTTCAGGATTTGCGCGGGATTCTGGATCTGGCGGAATAA
- a CDS encoding GlsB/YeaQ/YmgE family stress response membrane protein, with amino-acid sequence MGFILYLIVGGIIGWLAGLILGKNVPGGIIGNIIAGIIGAWIGGELLGSFGPSLAGIAIIPALIGAIIFVFLLSLLLRGMRRTSH; translated from the coding sequence ATGGGTTTCATTTTATATTTAATCGTTGGAGGAATCATTGGCTGGTTAGCCGGTCTAATCTTAGGTAAAAACGTTCCAGGCGGAATCATCGGAAATATCATCGCGGGTATCATCGGTGCATGGATCGGCGGTGAATTACTGGGAAGCTTCGGTCCGTCACTGGCAGGAATCGCGATTATCCCGGCATTGATCGGAGCCATTATCTTCGTATTCCTTCTAAGCTTGCTGTTAAGAGGAATGAGAAGAACATCACATTAA
- a CDS encoding CHY zinc finger protein — MVPEEVVVKGVDVDPKTRCRHYHSEKDIIAIKFKCCHTYYPCHLCHEETAGHEPVRWSKDEWNIKAILCGECRNELTVLQYMNCQSVCPYCKSSFNPGCQTHYHLYFEG; from the coding sequence ATGGTGCCTGAAGAAGTTGTGGTTAAGGGAGTAGACGTTGATCCGAAGACCAGATGCCGTCATTATCATAGTGAAAAAGATATCATCGCGATAAAATTCAAATGCTGCCATACATATTATCCATGCCATCTTTGTCATGAGGAAACGGCCGGACATGAGCCTGTGCGCTGGTCGAAGGATGAATGGAATATAAAAGCGATATTGTGCGGGGAATGCCGGAATGAACTGACGGTCCTGCAGTATATGAATTGCCAATCGGTCTGCCCGTATTGCAAGTCTTCTTTCAACCCGGGTTGTCAGACTCATTATCATCTTTATTTTGAAGGGTGA
- the gvpJ gene encoding gas vesicle protein has protein sequence MAMEHSMQSNTIVDVLEKVLDKGVVIAGDITVGIADVELLTIKIRLIVASVDKAKEIGMDWWENDPFLSSKAADNNTRALEQENKKLQERLESLEKKMDSNRLKTTNQSN, from the coding sequence ATGGCTATGGAACATTCAATGCAGTCAAATACCATCGTGGATGTTTTAGAGAAAGTCTTGGATAAAGGGGTTGTCATCGCCGGAGATATTACGGTCGGGATTGCCGATGTCGAGCTCTTGACCATCAAAATCCGTTTAATCGTCGCTTCTGTCGATAAGGCAAAGGAAATCGGCATGGACTGGTGGGAAAACGACCCTTTCCTAAGCTCCAAAGCGGCTGACAACAATACACGAGCTCTTGAACAAGAAAATAAAAAGTTACAGGAACGCTTGGAGTCACTTGAGAAAAAGATGGATTCAAATCGTTTAAAAACTACTAATCAATCAAACTAA
- a CDS encoding gas vesicle protein K → MQQVSQTNGRSRINFDSNNPEDGLAQLVLTVIELVRQIVERHAMRRVEGGTLTDQQVEDLGVALMNLEEKMEELKEIFGLDAEDLNIDLGPLGSLM, encoded by the coding sequence ATGCAACAGGTCAGCCAGACAAATGGACGTAGCAGGATCAACTTCGATTCAAATAATCCCGAGGACGGATTGGCACAGCTTGTCCTCACAGTCATCGAATTAGTAAGGCAAATCGTAGAAAGACATGCCATGCGGCGTGTGGAAGGCGGCACACTCACAGATCAGCAGGTTGAGGATCTGGGCGTTGCCTTGATGAATCTAGAGGAAAAAATGGAAGAATTAAAAGAAATTTTCGGTCTTGATGCAGAAGACCTTAATATAGATCTCGGGCCGCTGGGAAGCTTGATGTAA
- a CDS encoding phospholipase D family protein, whose protein sequence is MKKKQKWYQKKNWWIGGAVILILAALMLYHRVKPLPPGISYEGDVYTLPQKDVEFLYDLTYEKNGKEVYDHSIFDEVYKTIEEADDFLVLDLFLVNGYTDGKRPYPKLSENLSKKIQEQMEKKPDLKVVFITDHVNTTYRSHTAHQIAPLEKLGAEVIYTDLNRLRDPNIIYSSIWRAALGWFGQEGIGWLPNPMAPSAPKVTARSYLKLLNVKANHRKTVITEDAGLILSANPHDASGFHSNIAFKVKGEILKDMVKAERAVAAYSDGDKSAFPTNEELDKLIKPAGSGEGPPVKAQILTESKVQDHVVKAMDEAEKGDEIWIGMFYLADRDIIDAIEDAAERKVKVRLVLDPNQNAFGQEKIGLPNLPIASELHNLNKEHITIRWYDTNKEQYHSKFIYVKGKKTSTVIGGSTNYTSRNLDDYNLEENIKLVSSTDSEFIRSIDSHFKRIWNNEDGTYTVDYEKYQDKLPAFKYIMYFLQKIFQVTTY, encoded by the coding sequence TTGAAGAAGAAGCAAAAGTGGTATCAAAAGAAAAACTGGTGGATTGGCGGAGCCGTCATTCTTATTCTTGCTGCACTCATGCTCTATCATCGGGTGAAGCCTCTCCCACCGGGCATATCGTATGAAGGGGACGTTTATACACTTCCTCAAAAAGATGTTGAATTTTTGTACGACCTTACGTATGAAAAGAACGGCAAGGAAGTATATGACCATTCCATCTTTGATGAAGTATACAAAACCATTGAAGAAGCAGACGATTTTCTCGTCCTTGACCTCTTCCTCGTCAACGGCTATACAGATGGCAAACGGCCTTATCCCAAGCTCAGCGAAAATTTGTCAAAAAAGATACAGGAACAAATGGAGAAGAAGCCTGACTTGAAGGTTGTCTTCATTACAGATCATGTCAATACGACCTACCGTTCACATACTGCACATCAAATAGCGCCTCTCGAAAAGCTCGGGGCAGAAGTCATCTATACGGACTTGAACCGTCTCCGCGACCCCAATATCATCTATTCATCAATTTGGAGGGCCGCCCTCGGATGGTTTGGACAGGAAGGAATCGGCTGGCTCCCGAACCCTATGGCCCCTTCAGCTCCAAAAGTGACGGCACGGTCTTACTTAAAATTACTGAACGTAAAAGCGAATCACAGGAAAACGGTCATCACCGAGGATGCCGGATTGATCCTCTCAGCCAACCCCCATGATGCGAGCGGGTTTCATTCGAATATTGCCTTCAAGGTGAAGGGGGAGATCCTGAAGGACATGGTAAAAGCCGAAAGAGCCGTCGCTGCTTATTCCGATGGTGATAAAAGTGCCTTTCCGACAAATGAAGAGCTGGATAAGCTGATCAAGCCTGCCGGTTCGGGGGAAGGACCACCCGTGAAGGCGCAGATCCTCACTGAAAGCAAGGTCCAGGACCATGTCGTCAAAGCGATGGATGAGGCGGAAAAAGGGGACGAAATTTGGATAGGGATGTTTTATTTGGCAGACCGGGACATCATTGATGCCATAGAGGACGCAGCAGAACGGAAGGTTAAAGTGCGGCTCGTGCTGGATCCGAACCAAAATGCATTCGGCCAGGAAAAAATCGGACTTCCCAACCTGCCGATCGCATCCGAGCTGCATAATCTCAACAAGGAACACATCACCATCCGCTGGTATGACACAAACAAAGAACAATATCATTCCAAGTTCATTTACGTCAAAGGAAAGAAGACATCCACCGTCATCGGCGGATCGACAAACTATACATCACGCAATCTTGATGACTACAACCTCGAGGAAAACATCAAGCTGGTCTCATCTACAGATAGTGAATTCATCCGCTCCATTGACAGCCATTTCAAGCGGATCTGGAATAACGAGGATGGCACGTATACGGTTGATTATGAAAAGTATCAGGACAAACTTCCTGCATTTAAATACATCATGTACTTTTTGCAAAAAATCTTCCAAGTGACCACGTATTAA
- the msrA gene encoding peptide-methionine (S)-S-oxide reductase MsrA, translating into MVHEKATFAGGCFWCMVEPFDEQEGIIDIRSGYTGGETEHPTYKEVISGDTGHVEAVQITFDPDMFPYKKLLDLFWQQIDPTDAGGQFKDRGESYRTAIFYHIESQKEQAIQSKKDLSESGRFNEPIVTEILPAVTFYEAEEYHQDFYKKNAFRYALYKRGSGREEFKRTYWPADRSHLRVSLSDMQYYVTQENGTEPPYENEYWNNTEDGLYVDVVSGEPLFTSKDQYDSGCGWPSFTKPVMDASVKERYDLSHKSTRVEVRSREGGSHLGHVFTDGPGPKGLRYCINSAALRFIPKERLEAEGYGDFLILFNGKK; encoded by the coding sequence ATGGTACATGAGAAAGCGACCTTCGCAGGCGGATGTTTCTGGTGCATGGTCGAGCCTTTTGACGAACAGGAAGGCATCATCGATATCCGCTCCGGCTATACCGGAGGGGAGACTGAGCATCCAACTTATAAAGAAGTGATATCGGGCGATACGGGTCATGTTGAAGCAGTTCAGATCACATTCGACCCCGATATGTTTCCTTACAAAAAGTTATTGGACTTGTTTTGGCAGCAGATTGATCCGACAGATGCGGGCGGCCAGTTCAAAGACCGCGGCGAATCATACAGGACGGCAATCTTTTATCATATTGAATCACAAAAGGAGCAGGCGATACAATCAAAGAAAGACCTTTCGGAGAGCGGCCGATTCAATGAGCCGATCGTAACGGAAATCCTTCCAGCTGTAACCTTCTATGAAGCGGAGGAGTATCACCAGGATTTTTATAAGAAAAATGCCTTCCGATACGCCTTGTACAAGAGAGGGTCGGGAAGGGAAGAGTTTAAGCGGACATATTGGCCTGCTGATCGTTCGCATCTGCGCGTATCGTTGAGCGATATGCAATACTATGTCACCCAGGAAAATGGGACGGAACCTCCTTATGAAAATGAATATTGGAATAATACTGAAGACGGTCTTTATGTCGATGTAGTAAGCGGCGAACCGCTGTTCACTTCGAAAGACCAATATGACAGCGGGTGCGGATGGCCCAGTTTTACGAAACCGGTGATGGACGCGAGTGTGAAGGAGAGATATGACCTTTCACATAAATCGACACGCGTGGAAGTGAGAAGCAGGGAAGGTGGTTCCCATCTCGGCCATGTGTTCACGGACGGACCGGGACCTAAGGGACTCCGGTACTGCATCAATTCTGCAGCTCTCAGATTCATCCCGAAGGAACGGTTGGAAGCTGAGGGATACGGGGACTTTTTGATTTTATTCAATGGAAAAAAATAA
- the gvpU gene encoding gas vesicle accessory protein GvpU, producing MSLGSGANKDSILEFFVQAANKHDFTLDITLNVNGAVITGTLISAKDYFDALSENFEDGSDVAQKLSEELVKAGEQVDEGALSEANFIHLKNTKVYCGDNKPTPSKGKILWRGKLSEVDGFFLGKISESKSIK from the coding sequence ATGAGCTTAGGATCTGGTGCAAATAAAGATTCAATTCTGGAATTTTTTGTACAGGCAGCTAATAAGCATGATTTTACATTGGACATCACCCTGAATGTAAACGGGGCTGTCATCACAGGAACGCTCATTTCTGCTAAAGACTACTTTGACGCATTGAGCGAAAACTTTGAAGATGGCAGCGATGTTGCGCAGAAGCTGAGTGAAGAACTTGTTAAAGCAGGTGAGCAGGTCGATGAGGGCGCCCTTAGTGAAGCCAATTTCATTCACCTGAAAAATACGAAAGTATACTGCGGCGACAATAAGCCTACTCCTTCAAAGGGGAAGATCCTCTGGAGGGGCAAGCTGAGTGAAGTCGATGGATTCTTCTTAGGGAAGATATCTGAATCAAAAAGCATTAAATAA
- a CDS encoding gas vesicle protein — protein sequence MTVRESIENKDIALIDILDVILDKGVAIKGDLVISIAGVDLVYLDLRVLISSVETLVQHKNGTRKEINSEKLDKEREELIHATGQPDKWT from the coding sequence ATGACAGTAAGAGAATCGATTGAGAACAAAGATATTGCACTTATAGACATTTTAGACGTGATTCTCGATAAAGGTGTAGCCATCAAAGGAGACCTCGTGATTTCGATTGCAGGTGTCGATCTCGTCTATTTGGATCTTAGGGTATTAATTTCCTCGGTGGAAACACTGGTACAGCATAAAAACGGAACACGCAAAGAAATCAACTCTGAAAAGCTTGATAAAGAAAGGGAGGAATTGATTCATGCAACAGGTCAGCCAGACAAATGGACGTAG
- a CDS encoding GvpL/GvpF family gas vesicle protein: MSDLHYLYGLIPTNEANDQSLPSITGFDGESDLFTIEVGDVTAIVCTIDSDKHSEEDLKDKIENDMEWLQEKAFHHHETVLMVSKMYTIVPLKFCTLYKNEDSLKDTVESNRNKLLSTFSKLKGNEEWNLKIFCNDKELREEVSNSNPAIEEKRQEISELPKGRQFFEKKKIDQLIDQELENEKNRICEEVHEKLKEKALEGSVKKNWGKDVTGRQENMAWNSVFLIEEDKVDDFISEVNRYKEELEKTGWSFEASGPWPPYHFSSFS, encoded by the coding sequence ATGAGCGACTTACATTATTTATATGGCTTGATACCAACGAACGAAGCAAATGATCAATCGCTTCCCTCTATAACGGGTTTTGATGGTGAGAGCGATCTTTTCACCATCGAGGTTGGAGATGTGACAGCCATTGTGTGCACGATCGACTCCGATAAACATTCGGAAGAAGACTTAAAGGATAAGATTGAAAATGATATGGAATGGCTGCAGGAAAAAGCATTCCATCATCATGAAACCGTATTGATGGTGTCGAAGATGTATACCATCGTCCCTTTGAAATTCTGTACGCTTTACAAGAACGAGGACAGCTTAAAGGACACCGTAGAAAGCAACCGCAATAAGCTTTTGAGCACCTTCTCGAAGTTGAAGGGCAATGAAGAATGGAACCTCAAGATCTTCTGTAATGACAAAGAGCTCAGGGAAGAAGTGAGTAATAGCAATCCGGCGATAGAAGAAAAACGACAAGAAATCAGTGAATTGCCGAAAGGAAGGCAGTTTTTTGAAAAGAAAAAAATCGACCAGCTGATCGATCAAGAGCTCGAGAATGAAAAAAACAGGATTTGTGAAGAAGTCCATGAAAAGCTTAAAGAAAAGGCACTCGAAGGCAGTGTGAAGAAAAACTGGGGTAAAGACGTCACTGGGCGCCAGGAAAACATGGCATGGAACAGTGTGTTTCTGATTGAGGAAGATAAAGTGGATGACTTCATCAGTGAAGTGAACCGATACAAGGAAGAACTCGAGAAAACAGGCTGGAGTTTCGAAGCTTCGGGTCCTTGGCCTCCTTACCATTTCTCAAGTTTTTCATAA
- the gvpT gene encoding GvpT/GvpP family gas vesicle accessory protein has product MAEKNTKVEDTTVENQDKKSTNEKKKRMSGPIRRTVAGSVLGATVGYLATPENGKRLLDSIDQEKLKSKSLDFGKAAKEKSRSAVTSLKSSTAGLFKRDKNTEENENMEEENGTTLSSDQSDDQETNSDKDYESLKQENDQLNDRLQKLEDMLTKLTEQNEDADEEDEDEEEESKSKKSTKKASKKKADDEEEDSKEDSDDNNEDDDSDESKSEDDSEDENEDDEDEDNKDDKKKGKSGSSNSKKRSTRKSSKSKKSSKKEDENEDEETTLSSDDDTSS; this is encoded by the coding sequence ATGGCAGAAAAAAACACAAAAGTAGAAGATACTACTGTAGAAAATCAGGATAAGAAATCAACAAATGAAAAGAAAAAAAGAATGAGCGGTCCCATCAGGCGCACGGTGGCAGGAAGTGTGCTTGGAGCTACAGTAGGATACCTGGCTACCCCGGAAAACGGGAAAAGGCTGCTTGATTCAATTGATCAGGAAAAGTTAAAGAGCAAATCCCTGGATTTTGGTAAAGCAGCAAAGGAAAAATCAAGAAGTGCGGTCACTTCGTTGAAGTCTTCAACAGCCGGTCTGTTCAAGCGTGATAAAAACACGGAAGAAAATGAGAATATGGAAGAAGAAAATGGTACAACACTAAGCTCAGACCAATCTGACGATCAAGAGACAAACAGCGACAAAGACTATGAATCTCTTAAGCAAGAAAACGATCAGCTAAACGACCGCCTTCAAAAACTAGAAGATATGCTGACAAAACTCACTGAACAAAACGAAGATGCAGACGAAGAAGACGAAGATGAAGAAGAAGAATCCAAATCAAAGAAGAGTACGAAAAAAGCGTCCAAGAAAAAAGCGGATGATGAAGAAGAGGATTCTAAAGAAGACTCAGACGACAACAATGAAGACGATGATTCAGATGAGTCAAAGAGTGAAGACGACTCTGAAGATGAGAATGAAGATGATGAAGATGAAGACAATAAGGATGATAAGAAAAAAGGCAAATCAGGATCATCTAATAGCAAGAAACGCTCTACCCGTAAATCATCAAAATCAAAAAAATCATCTAAAAAGGAAGATGAAAACGAAGACGAAGAAACCACACTTTCAAGCGATGACGACACATCTTCTTAA